Within the Candidatus Paceibacterota bacterium genome, the region TGACTCGACAATCAAAGATATAACGGATGATTAATAATTTAAATATTTATATGGAAAAAAATAATTTATCGGAATCTTTGAATAAACTCAATAAGATCGTTCAGTGGTTCGAATCACAGGAAAATATCGACATTGAAAAAGGCCTTGATAAGGTGAGGGAAGGCATGGCATTGATCAGATCGAGCAAGGAAAAATTCAAAAAGATCGAGAATGAATTCGAAGAGATCAAAAAAGAATTCAGCGAGATCGAAAAAAGCGAGTAAACCGATTAGCGAGAAACCAGTTATGGCTAAAATACTAAAATTTCCGGATGGATTCAAGTGGGGCGCATCCGTGGCATCGTATCAAGTCGAAGGCGATATCAATAATTGCGATTGGTCAGTTGATTTTCCGGCGGGAAAAGCATGCCAATATTATTCGAAATATGAAGCATATTTCGACACTGCAAAAGAATTGAACCAGAATATCCACAGATTCTCATTGGAATGGTCCCGCATACAGCCCGAAGAGGGAAGATTTGACAGATCCGAGATCGAGCATTGCAGGAAAGTTCTTATGGCGCTGAGAAAGAGGGGGATCATGTCCATGCTGACCGTCTGGCATCTGACGCTGCCCATCTGGTTCTCGAAAATGGGAGGATGGGAGAACCCAAGATCAAATGCCTATTTCCAGCAATATTTGAAATTTGCCGCCGAGGAGCTCGGAGATCTTGTGGACTATTGGATCATATTGAATGAACCCGAGATTTATATTTCGCTTGCATACTTCCTGGGAAAATTCCCTCCGCAGCGCAGGATGAGTCCGAGATCGTTTTTTGTTTACAAAAATCTTATCAATGCTCACTGCACAGGATATGATACTATCCATGAAATAATCCCAAATGCAAAGGTCAGCTCAGCGCTGAATCTGACATATGTCGACTCATTTGAAAAGCGATCCACCTTGAACAACATATCCGCAAAGATCTGGAACAAATTCCGAAATGGATTATTTATAGATAATTTAACCGGAAAGCTGGATTTCATATCCGTTAATTACTATTTTCACGACAGGATCAGATTGGACATAAGAAGATTTCCGCATATACTCAGCGTCCAAAATGAAAATAAGAACGTTTCCGATATCGGATGGGAAATTTATCCCGAGGGTATTTATCACGTTTTAATCAACCTGAAACGTTATAATTTACCGGTTTTTATTTCGGAAAACGGACTGGCGGACAAAGAGGATGCCAAGCGG harbors:
- a CDS encoding exodeoxyribonuclease VII small subunit; the encoded protein is MEKNNLSESLNKLNKIVQWFESQENIDIEKGLDKVREGMALIRSSKEKFKKIENEFEEIKKEFSEIEKSE
- a CDS encoding glycoside hydrolase family 1 protein → MAKILKFPDGFKWGASVASYQVEGDINNCDWSVDFPAGKACQYYSKYEAYFDTAKELNQNIHRFSLEWSRIQPEEGRFDRSEIEHCRKVLMALRKRGIMSMLTVWHLTLPIWFSKMGGWENPRSNAYFQQYLKFAAEELGDLVDYWIILNEPEIYISLAYFLGKFPPQRRMSPRSFFVYKNLINAHCTGYDTIHEIIPNAKVSSALNLTYVDSFEKRSTLNNISAKIWNKFRNGLFIDNLTGKLDFISVNYYFHDRIRLDIRRFPHILSVQNENKNVSDIGWEIYPEGIYHVLINLKRYNLPVFISENGLADKEDAKRTKFIIEHLKFIHKAIGSGVDVKGYLHWSLIDNFEWTFGFTPRFGLVEMNYDTMKTRIRPSAYEYAKICKENALDV